TGCAGCCACCGGTGAAGTCGCGCGGATAGAAATAGAGCACGAGCCACTGGCCGGCGAAATCGCCGAGCGCCAGTTCGCCGGGAACGGCGGAGCCATCGGCCGCGGGAACGACCCCGCTGAGCCGGAAGGCAGGGGCGGGCTGCCCGAGCGCGGGCAGGGTGCCCCCCAATGCAAGGGCCTGCCGGGGACGACCCAGCAGGCCCAGCAAGAGCGATCCGGCTGAGACGGTGGTCAGCCTCAGCAGATCACGGCGCTTCATCACACTGGGGGGGAAGGCTGGGCCCTCAGATCTTGGCGAGGTTGATGCCCAGTTCCTTGGCGTAGGCGCCCAGGCCCTTCTTCTGAATGGTGCGCAGGGCCCTGGTGGAGACCCGCAGCTTCACGAAGCGGTTGCCTTCGGCCCACCACAGGCGTCGTTCCTGCAGGTTCACCTGCTGGAGCTTCTTGGTGCG
This portion of the Cyanobium sp. NIES-981 genome encodes:
- the rpmB gene encoding 50S ribosomal protein L28, which produces MSRVCQLTGKRANNGMAVSHSHVRTKKLQQVNLQERRLWWAEGNRFVKLRVSTRALRTIQKKGLGAYAKELGINLAKI